The stretch of DNA TGCCATCACGACACCAACTGCATATTTGTCATGAAACTCTATCTTGGCATTTTTAAGATCACCCGTTGCTGCCTTATAAAAGAGTTCAGAAGCCGGAGACTTAAGCAGTGGCATCAACTCTTCACATTCAGGGTCACCAAAACGTACATTATACTCAAGAATTATAGGCTCACCTTTTACCACCATCACACCGATAAAAAGTACACCCGTAAACGGCATACCTTCAGCTTCCATACCCTTCAGTGTAGGCTCTATCACTCTTTCGTTCAGCTTACGATAGATCTCATCATTGACCAGCGGTGTAGGCGCGTATGCACCCATACCACCGGTATTGGGACCTTCATCATTATTAAGAAGTCTTTTATGGTCTTGTGCAGCAGGTAAAACCACATAATCTTTTCCATCACAGATAGCAAATACAGAAAGCTCATAGCCATCCAGGAACTCTTCCACAACGATACTGGTTCCCGCATCACCAAATGCATTGCCTGAAAGCATTTCACCTGCGGCTTTTTTTGCCTCGTCATGGCTTTGTGCGATGATCACACCCTTACCCGCACAAAGTCCGTCTGCTTTCACTACGATCGGTGCATCAAGTGTCATGATAAAATCATAGGCATCCTGCAGTGAATCCGTTTCAATATATTTTGCGGTAGGAACATTGTGTCGCGCAAGAAAGTTTTTCATAAAAATCTTGGAACCTTCAAGTTGTGCAGCTTGGGCTGTGGGTCCAAAGATCGTAAGACCTCTCTCTTTAAATACATCAACAATACCACTGACCAATGGTGCTTCAGGCCCCACAATAGTCAGTTCGATACCATTGGCTTCAACAAAATCTGCCAATGCAGAAAAATCACTGATCTCTAAGTTCTCACCTAATGTGTCTGTTGCTCCATTACCCGGTGCAAAATAGATCTTCTCTACATTCTCATCTTTTGTCAATGCCAAACCAATAGAATATTCTCTACCGCCGGCACCTATTATCAATACGTTCATTTACAATTCTCCGAAAAAAGTTTAATTATCACCATAATATGCGGTCTGATTAGCAGGGATGACCATTGTGCGTAGAGGGTTTTGGAAAGGTAAGAAGGCGAACTTCCTTGTCCGTCAATGACCTTTCCAAAGTCCTATGCGTGCAAACATCGTCACTAATAAGACCCGGGCGAGCGTTCTGTGTCAAGTCGGCCCTATATAGCCAACGGTGTAGGAGAGAGTCTCTCTTTAGGGGATGATCTCTCGCTGACCAAGTCAAGCTCAAACGAAAACATCCACACACTAAGAGACTACATGTCCCACTAAGAATAAATGTTGGACCCCAAATACAGTAGTCGCATCACCTAGGCTAAATATATTATAACCTATTTGGAGTTAGAAGTGAGTAAAATTTGCTTTGCTTTTAGTATACAGGCATCTATTGTTGGTCTATCTGCTGCTTCGTAGTGTACCCCGTCAGGTAAATGTACTTTTGTCGCTTCACCTATCACAACAGCTGTATAACTATCGTCCCATTGAAAATTTTTAAAGAAACAATGAATCGTCGAGGGAGATGTGAAGATGATAATGGCATTTCTACCTGGTTTATCTTGTTTATCATAGCGAATGCAGGATGTTTCATAAATAATTTGTTCCTGAAGTGCTATCCCTGCCGTGGCTAAAAATTTTTTGGACTCAAAAGAGACTTCTTTGGGACGTAAGTATAAAATCTTTTTATCTTGAAATTGCGTGATGATATCTTGACTGAGTCTCTCAGCATAAAATGATTTGGGTTGATAGATCACATTTCCACCCAAAGATTCTATCTCTTTTGCCGTTGCTGAACCTATGGCTATACATGGATATTTTTTCCATTCAGGATTTAATGCTTCTGCACTTTTGACCGCCTGCTTGGAGGTAAAGAGAAGGGTGTCACATTTTGAAAGATCTAGCGCTGAATGTAGAAGCGAAAAACATATCATGGGTAGATGTATCGTTCCTTCCTTCCGTAGAGGGGATAAAAGATAAATCATACCATCATTTTGAGTCATGATTACTTGTTTGCCACTCTGGATAAATGCTCACCATTCAGCATCGCCACATTCATACGTTCGTCATCATAAGGATCAAAGTGTGGTGTGATGACCCAGTTTTTATTGGTATCTAGTAAAAAGATTTGATCCTCTACTTGATCGGCGATACGGTGTGCTTCAAGCAGCAACATATTAGGGCGTAAAACCATATGAAATTCTACAAAGTTAGTGGTACCGTCCGTACGAGTTTTAAGCCAATGGTGACTTGTGATTTCAGGATGATTCGAGAGGATCTTTGCAATGTTTTCCACCATATCTGCATCCAGTGCACGGTCTAAAAGTATCTCTATACCTTCTTGAATGATCTCATAGGCAGAGTAGATAATATAAAGTCCTATTCCTAAACCAAAGATCGCATCAATCGCATCAATTCCTGTCAGATATACCAGTCCCAGTGCCAGCAGAACAGCAGCATTACTCCATAGGTCTGTTGTATAATGTAAAGCATCTGCTTTGATCACAAGATTGTCTGTTTCCTTTGCAACTTTCAAAAGATACTTAACTAAAAGATAGGTAATGATGATAGAAAGTGTCATTGCCACAATGGAAGGGGTAAGAAGCGTGGTCACAGATCCACTGCTTAACTTTTTAAACGCCTCATAAATGATATAGATACCCGACATAGTAATGATCGTCCCTTCTATGACCGCAGCAATAGCTTGGATCTTACCTTTACCATAGTGGTATTCATCATCTGGATGTTCTTCTGACTTTTTAATCGCAAAAAAGTTAAACCCGGACACCAACATATCTAAAAGTGAGTCAATTGCAGAAGCAAGTACCGCCACTGATCCGCTTGCTATACCCAAAACCAATTTTAAGATCACCAAAAGTGTTGCAACCGAACTTGACACAAGTGTGGCTCGTTTTTGTGGTGACATTTTTAACGCCTGACTCATATTCATACTCCTCTTTTTTCTTTCATCATTGTCAACCCATTGAGTGTTAACAATCCCACAGATACCATAAAATAAATTATAAGAAGTATACATAATCCACGACTTACTACATCCAAGAAGGTGAAGAAAAGTGTAATACGATACAGTATACCTAGTAGGACTGTATATTTCACTATGTTGTGTAAACGTGTATAGAATGTAACAATAGTTATTTCACGGCAATTGTCACATCGATCTTCAATCGCTTTTTGCTGATGTTTATCCAAAAATGCATAAACAAACTTTAACACATAACGTGACAAAGTAATGATCACAGCTATTCGAATGATAACAAAAAATGCTTCTAACCAAAAGCCCTCTGGTATCTTAGCCCACAGTGTAAAGAGAAGTGCTTTAAGACTCTTCCCCTCTGAGAGATAATAACTACCAAATATGAAGACACCTATGAGCCCAACCCATAACAGCATCTTCAGTACAAAAAAGAGATAGTGTTTGGCTTTCTCTATTTTAGCCTCATGTGTTTCATACGAAGAGGTATTTTTCATCAACCCGAAAGCAAACTGGTAATGCAATTTAAGCATAAAATGGAGTGCTACTACAGCACAAAGAAGCACTCCAAATGCAATCACTTCTTCGTATAAATTTGGGATGTTCATATGTAATGGCCTCAATGTTAAATGAAAAATGATTTTAGCATAGTTAGATTTAAATGGCACGGGAGAGTTTGCCCGTGCACTAAAATATAAAGAAAAATTAGAGTGCTTTTGTCGCTAACGAAGCTACACGTTGTGCGAATGCTCCCTTATCTTTAGGTTCGAGTCCCTCAGAGAGTTTTGCAGAATCCAGAAGTATCCATGAGAGATCGGAAAAGAGCGATTCGTCATCAAGTTTATCGAGCTTTTTGATCATTTCATGGTCAGGATTGATCTCCAAGATCAAAGGTATCTCCGGCATTTCCTGTCCCATTTGTGCAAACATCGCTGCCATGCTCGCCATAGGATCTGAGCTGTCTTTCAGTACACATGATGGACTAGATGTCAGTCTTGTCGAGGTTTTCACCTCTTTAACCTCTTCACCCAATACCTCTTTGATCTTATCCGTAAGCGATTTGAACTCTTTAGAGATCTCTTCTTTCTCTTCTTCCGTCTTAGAGTCTGGTGCTTCAATCGTTGTAATGTCTTTAAGGTTCCACTCTTTATAGGAACCTATCATAGGAGTAACGATACTGTCCACCTCTTTATCATCCATGATAAGTACTTCGATATTTGCTTTTTTATAAGCTTCAAGAAGTGGAGAGTTTCTGAGTACTTTTTCATCATCACCTACGATATAGTAGATCTCTTTTTTCTCAGAATCACCACGGCTCACATACTCTTCAAACGATACAAGACCTTCTTCTGTCGAACTTTTATACTTGACAATATCGAGCAATAACTCTTTGTTCACATGGTCTGTGTAGATACCCTCTTTCATTACTCTATTGTATTGTCCAATAAATGTATCTGCCTCTTCACCGCTTAGTTTCTTAATAGCCTGGAGTATCTTCTTTGTTGAATTTTGCTTAATGTTGGCCAAAATTCTGTTTTCCTGGAGTAACTCACGAGAGACATTCAACGGCAGATCCTCAGAGTCAATGATACCCTTTACAAAACGCAGATACGGTGGCAGTAACTCTTTGTTATCATCAGTAATAAATACACGCTTTACATAGAGTTTTACACCTGCTTCATAATCTGCTCTGTACATATCCATAGGCGCAGTTTTAGGGATATAGAAAAGTGTGGTAAACTCATTGGCACCCTCTACTCTATTGTGTAGATAGCTCAATGGTTCATTATCTCCATGGGCCAATGTTTTATAGAACTCTACATAATCCTCTTTCTTCAAATCAGATTTTGGAAGTGTCCAGAGTGCAGTAGCCGCATTTATCTGTTCTGATTTATGGACCATTTTAGTCGTTGCTTCATCCCCTTCACCTTCTGTCTCCTCTTCAGAGTAGTTCAACATAATAGGGTATGCAATGTGGTTTGAGTACTTCTTCACCACCTCTTGTACTCTCCACTTATCTAAGAACTCTTTTTCATCCTCTTTAAGTTTAATATAGATGATCGTTCCATGCGCTTCCTTCGTCACAGGTTTCACTTCATACTCACCTGTACCGTCAGTGCTGAACATGTAAGCCTGCTCTTCACCTGCCTTTTTAGAGATCACATCTACTTTGTCTGCAACCATGAACACAGAGTAGAACCCTACCCCGAACTGACCGATAAGATTTGAATCTTTTTTAGCATCACCGGTCAAGTTTTCCATGAATGCTTTTGTACCAGACTTGGCAATGGTCCCTAAGTGGTCCATCAAATCGGTCTCATTCATCCCTATACCATTATCACCGATGGTAAGAGAGTTATCCTCTTTATCTAATTTAATAAATACTTTTCCAGACCACTCATCCTTCTTGAACTTTTCATCTGTAAGAGAAAGATAATTAAATTTATCTAACGCATCTGAAGCATTAGATACAAGTTCACGTATAAATATCTCTTTGTTTGAATAAAGAGAGTGTGTCATCAGTTTTAAGAGTTGACCGATCTCTGTTTGAAATTGATGTTTTGCCATGCTATTTCTCCTATAGTGTATTAATTTTGTGGGATTATAATATATTTTTCTAAATTTTACAAGTTTTCTGAAGGAAACTTTAGTGTTATTGACTAAAGTATTTTTGTTTTAAAATATTTCTTTATCTTGCTATAATAAAAATATGAAAAATTTATACCTTATAAGACATGCAAAATCAGATTGGAGTGATGAGAGTCAAAGTGACTTCGATAGGGGTCTCAATAAAAGAGGTGAAAAAGCGATCCCTACCATGGCAAATGCACTCAAAGAGAAAAAAGTAATGCCGAATCTCATACTCTCCAGTTCAGCCAAAAGAGCCCAACTCACAACCAAAGGTTTAGCCAAAGAGATAGGTTATACTGGAAAAATAAAATATATCGATGCTCTTTATATGGCAGAACCTCTGGATGTCATTTCCATTATTAAAGAGATCAAAGACAAATATGATGATGTGTTTATCGTTGGGCACAATCCCGAAACAACTGAATTAACAGACCTGATGCTCGATGACTACATTGACAATGTGCCTACTTTAGGTATCGTCGCTTTGAAACTTCCTATCAAGCATTGGAAGAAATTAAAACCCGAAAAAGCAAAACTGAACTTTTTTATTTACCCCAAAATGTATACATGACCTTTACTCTTTCCACTCTAGACTCTCTATAGAAAGTTTTTCGTTTGAGAATGGCTCGACAATGACATCGATCTGATCCAGTGTATAGCGTAAAGGAAAACCTATATTTGAATTTCTGGCCGTGCTTTCAAGGATAAAGTATTTCTTTCCATTGATCCAGAACCCTTTTGTCTTATCCATTCGTTTATCCTCTATAGCTGTAATGACGAAAATGTGTTTAGGTACCAAAACAAAATAGGCTTCTATCCCTAATGCATGTAGCATAGAAATAAGTAAATTACTCTTATCATCACAATCTCCAAAATTCTGCTGTATTGTTTTTTGTGCAGAATACTGCTGAAAAGTGTTGGTCTGGTAAGGGATATTGGTCACAAAATCCAATAAGGATTGTATTTTACAGAGTTCATCGGAACAATGCGCTGTTAGTGCAAATGCTTTCTCTTGTATCTCTTGGGAGGTCGTAACATAGGATCTATAGAACCCATTAGATGTACCTATATGGGTCCTGTCTACGATATCCATCGCTCTGATCGTACCGTAGATAAAGGCTATAAAAGAAATAGCCATAATAAGAAGGGATAGATGTTTTTTACTTTCGCTTGTCATACCAAAACTACACCCATTTCAAAATATATTTTCTTATTATTCTTCAGCTGATTTACAACCCTGTTTTTCACGTTCAGTTAAAAGTTCTTTACGTTTTCTCTCTGCATCTCTTAACATTTTCTTTTTATTATTACTCACCGTAATCCCCGGTACCGGCATTGCTTGAAGCTTTTCTTCTAAATGAAAAGCACTGGTATTCTTTACCATAATCATAAATTCATACAGTTCGATCAGTTCTTTATCAAGGGCATCGCATACATCAGAATTGCCTCTCACAGCTTTTTTGTCAGCTATTTGAGCACTCTCCACCGTCATAAGAGCTTCAACATTCTCCTTTTGACGCTCTGCAGTATCTTCTGCATCTTTTTTCGTTTCCTCACTGACCATCTGCACTGTATTCTTTTTCACCGTGATTCCCGCTGCCGGAAGTGCTACAGCTTTTTCTTTCATATCGACAGTACCGATAGGGTTGACCTTGGTTGTCGATTCTTCTGGTTTTGTCATTTTTTTATCACTCTGAGTAGATGGTTCAGACACTGACACAGATTTATTGATCTCTTCTTTTCTATCTGATATGTTGGCAGTGCGTATAGGCATAGGTGTTTTACAATTGTATGTTTGGCGCTCTGCCGTATACTCTGTATATTTCTTCTTTGCATCTCTTAGCATCTGCTTTCTATTGTTACTGACTGTAATCCCCGGTACTGACAGTGCTGCAGCTTTTTCTTCCAAATGAAAAGCACTGGTATGGTTAACCATCGCAATAAATTCATTCAGTCTCATCAGTTTGTTATCGATAGTATCACATCGATCAGATAAGAGAGCAGCTTTACTTACCACTGCCATTTCTGCAGTGCTTGTATGTATAGAAGATTCACAACCGTATTTTTGATGCTCTGCAGCATACTCTGCATATTTTTTCTCTGCATCTTTTAGCATTTTTTTTCTATTTGTACTGACCGTGATCCCCGGTACTGTCAGCGCTGCAGCTTTTTCTTCTAAATGAAAAGCACTGGTGTTTTGTACCACTTGGGTGAACCTATCTAATCTCATCACTTTTTGATCGATCACAGTACAAGGATTAGAAGATAAAGAAGGGGTACCTACTACAGCCATTTTATCAGCCATTTGACCACTGCAGGCGGTCATAAATGTAGCAATAGCAACAGACAAGAAAGTGTAAAAAAAAGTTTGTTTCATAAGAGATTCCTTTAAAATATTATCACCGAAGCGTCTCAAATAAACGTCATGGTATTGGTGTAAAATTACTGTAAACGCTTTTGGGTAACCGCATCCGGTTCAACTTCACATAACATTGTATCTTGTCCACAATGACGGCAGGTTGTTCTGACTGTAAATATATACCAGCCATTTTTATCTTTCAATAGGGAATTACCACATTTGGGACAGTTGATGCGGCTTTGAAGTATGGCAAAGACCATTGCTACTCCTAGCTGAAGTGTACTATGTGTATAAAAGATTGACAAGATAATAAAAAGACCGACCATCACACCTAGGAGAATATACTTAATATATGCGGGGATACATTTCATCATTCTATTTCCTTTTTATTTGTAAATACTATTGTAACACAATGGACTTGCATCTAACGGTATAGCTATGATTCTATTTCTTTCTCATTGGTATTGGATTCAAGGGTTGTTAAGAAGAAGCTTGCGAAGTCACATGACTGACTGAACAAACTCCCATAAGATCAAATAGGAGAAACTACTCCCACTCGATCGTTGCAGGAGGCTTAGAGCTGATATCATACACGACTCTATTGATCCCATCAATCTCATTAATGATTCTTCTACTCATCCCTTCAAGTACATCATGTGGGATATGTGCAAAAGTAGCAGTCATACCATCCACTGATTCAACCATACGGATACATACCGTATTGTCATACGTACGGTTGTCCCCCATCACACCTACAGACTGTACATTCAGCAGTACCGTAAATGCCTGCCATACTTTGTCATAGTAACCTGTAGCTTTCAACTCCTCTTGCATGATCGCATCTGACTCACGAAGCAGTCTCAAAGCCTCTTCATTCACATCACCCATGACTCTTATCGCAAGACCAGGCCCAGGGAATGGATGTCTACCTATCATATGCTTTGGAAGGCCAAGCTCAAGACCCAGTTTTCTTACCTCATCTTTAAATATCTCTCTCAGCGGTTCAACCAGTTCAAATGTCATCCAGTCAGGAAGTCCACCTACGTTATGGTGAGATTTGATCGTCTTTGATGGCCCTTTGACCGAGACCGACTCGATGACATCTGTATAGAGCGTTCCTTGCGCCAGGAAACTTACATCTGTATGTTTCTTTGCTTCTTTATCAAATACTTCAATGAACTTCTCACCGATCGCTTTTCTCTTGGTCTCTGGGTCCGTTACCCCTGCCAGTGCTTCCATGAACTCTTGTTTTGCATCGATCGTGATCAAAGGTATACCGACCAATTTAAACATATCCTGTACCTGCTCTGCTTCATCTTTACGAAGTAATCCCTGATCCACAAATACACAGATCAGTTGTTCTTTAGGTAATGCTTCGTTGAGCATAGCAGCAACAACAGAAGAGTCTACTCCCCCACTTACACCACAAAGGACTTTTCTGTCACCTACTTGAGCTCTTATCGCGGCAATCTTCTCTTTAGCAAAGCTCCCCATGTTCCAAGTACTGTCACAACCACAGATGTGCTTCGCAAAGTTCTTCAACATCGCAGTACCCTCAACAGAGTGATGTACTTCCGGGTGGAATTGGAATGCATAGATGTTTCTACTCTCATTGGCTATAGCTGCATACGGAGAGTTTTCACTTGTTCCGATCACTTCAAAACCATCAGGTATACGTTCTGCTCTATCGCCATGACTCATCCATACGATAGAGTCATTTGAGATATTGTTGAAGATACCGCCATTGTTTTCTATGTGAAGTTTTGCTTTTCCGTATTCATGATGATCCGCTGCAATCACGCTTCCGCCAAAGTGCTGTGTGATAAGCTGCATACCATAACAGATACCCAAGATAGGTAGTCCTAGATCCCACACGCCATCATCTGGTTTATACGCATCTTCCGCATAAACAGAAGCCGGGCCGCCAGAAAGGATAATACCTTGCGGCTTTCTGGCCTTAATGTCTTCAATACTCTCGCGATACGGTACCACTTCTGTATAAACACCACTCTCTCTCAGTTTTCTAGCGATAAGCTGCGTATATTGTGATCCGAAGTCTAAGACTAATATAGGTACTTGTTTCATCATCTTTCCTTGTATATGTATGGTTAAATCTTTCAAAAAAAACTTAACTATAAAAATACGTTTTTAGTAGTTCTAAGGGATATTCAGAACTACTAATTCCATAAACCAAACCTACGTAAGGTTACGCGCCTATTCCAAGTATAAGAAACTGCACATACCAGACAGAGACAGATACGATATAACCTACCAGTACGGTCCAAGCCAGTTTTAAATGTGCACCAAATGTATAGATACCATGAAGTTTACCCATGACACCCACACCGGCAGCAGAACCAAACGAGATAAGTGAACCACCCACACCGGCAGTCAGTGTTACAAGCATCCACTGTGCATGTGCAGAAGCACCCATGTCCGGACTTGACTTAAGTACTGCTGACATCACAGGTACGTTATCCACGATTGCAGAAAGGAATCCTACCCCGATATTCACGGTAGTTGCACCAAACTGAGAATAAAGTGCCGTGAAATATTCTAAGAAACCTAAAAAGTGAAGCCCGCCAACCGCAGCTAAAATACCAAAGAAGAAAAGCAGTGTATCATTTTCAATTTTAGCAATGAATGAGAAAACATTGACCGGAGGACATACAATACCATCACTATCATATCTTACTTCTCTGCTCATTCTATAAATATAGAGTTTAAGCACAGCCAAACCGAACATCATTCCCCACATTGCAGGCAGATGAAGCACTTGGTGCGAGAGAACTGCTGAAGCAATGGTTAAAGCGAAAAGACCCATGATCACTTTTCCACCTGCAGAAATATACACCTTTTTTTCATCAGCTGCAAATGGTGGTGTACCGTTCGGTACAAAACGGCTCAATAGAAATGCCGTGACAAACCAGCCCAGTATAGATGCAGGGAAAAGATAAAGGAAATCAACAAATGCCCCCTTGCCATCAACCCATACCATCAATGTAGTGATATCACCAAACGGTGACCAGGCACCACCTGCATTTGCCGCAACAACGATATTGATCGCGGAAGGTACAATAAAGGCTTTATTCGTCTTATCAATGGTGATCAATACCGTTGAAAGGATCAATGCTGTGGTGAGGTTATCGGCAACAGGAGAAATGAAGAAAGCCAAAAGACCTGTGATCCAGAACAGTTTTTTATAGCTATACCCTTTAGAGACAAGATTGTAACGTAAAGCAGAAAACACATTCCTATCGATCATCGCTTCAATATAGGTCATAGCCACATAAAGGAAGAAGAATATCC from Sulfurovum xiamenensis encodes:
- a CDS encoding SixA phosphatase family protein, whose translation is MKNLYLIRHAKSDWSDESQSDFDRGLNKRGEKAIPTMANALKEKKVMPNLILSSSAKRAQLTTKGLAKEIGYTGKIKYIDALYMAEPLDVISIIKEIKDKYDDVFIVGHNPETTELTDLMLDDYIDNVPTLGIVALKLPIKHWKKLKPEKAKLNFFIYPKMYT
- a CDS encoding uroporphyrinogen-III synthase → MICFSLLHSALDLSKCDTLLFTSKQAVKSAEALNPEWKKYPCIAIGSATAKEIESLGGNVIYQPKSFYAERLSQDIITQFQDKKILYLRPKEVSFESKKFLATAGIALQEQIIYETSCIRYDKQDKPGRNAIIIFTSPSTIHCFFKNFQWDDSYTAVVIGEATKVHLPDGVHYEAADRPTIDACILKAKQILLTSNSK
- the nhaD gene encoding sodium:proton antiporter NhaD, giving the protein MTTEILHTDLTTTWVGIASLIIFVVGYYFIAAEDKYLINKAKPALFAGTMIFMLIGVYYAINGLDGAHLHHEIELLIYEIAGIFFFLYVAMTYIEAMIDRNVFSALRYNLVSKGYSYKKLFWITGLLAFFISPVADNLTTALILSTVLITIDKTNKAFIVPSAINIVVAANAGGAWSPFGDITTLMVWVDGKGAFVDFLYLFPASILGWFVTAFLLSRFVPNGTPPFAADEKKVYISAGGKVIMGLFALTIASAVLSHQVLHLPAMWGMMFGLAVLKLYIYRMSREVRYDSDGIVCPPVNVFSFIAKIENDTLLFFFGILAAVGGLHFLGFLEYFTALYSQFGATTVNIGVGFLSAIVDNVPVMSAVLKSSPDMGASAHAQWMLVTLTAGVGGSLISFGSAAGVGVMGKLHGIYTFGAHLKLAWTVLVGYIVSVSVWYVQFLILGIGA
- the purD gene encoding phosphoribosylamine--glycine ligase, with product MNVLIIGAGGREYSIGLALTKDENVEKIYFAPGNGATDTLGENLEISDFSALADFVEANGIELTIVGPEAPLVSGIVDVFKERGLTIFGPTAQAAQLEGSKIFMKNFLARHNVPTAKYIETDSLQDAYDFIMTLDAPIVVKADGLCAGKGVIIAQSHDEAKKAAGEMLSGNAFGDAGTSIVVEEFLDGYELSVFAICDGKDYVVLPAAQDHKRLLNNDEGPNTGGMGAYAPTPLVNDEIYRKLNERVIEPTLKGMEAEGMPFTGVLFIGVMVVKGEPIILEYNVRFGDPECEELMPLLKSPASELFYKAATGDLKNAKIEFHDKYAVGVVMASKDYPYKSTPPAEIIVDDIYHEEVKENAHISYAGVTRGEDGKLYATGGRVLVCVGIGDSIKEAQRRAYMLVGQVHFAGKQCRTDIAYQAL
- a CDS encoding cation diffusion facilitator family transporter — translated: MSQALKMSPQKRATLVSSSVATLLVILKLVLGIASGSVAVLASAIDSLLDMLVSGFNFFAIKKSEEHPDDEYHYGKGKIQAIAAVIEGTIITMSGIYIIYEAFKKLSSGSVTTLLTPSIVAMTLSIIITYLLVKYLLKVAKETDNLVIKADALHYTTDLWSNAAVLLALGLVYLTGIDAIDAIFGLGIGLYIIYSAYEIIQEGIEILLDRALDADMVENIAKILSNHPEITSHHWLKTRTDGTTNFVEFHMVLRPNMLLLEAHRIADQVEDQIFLLDTNKNWVITPHFDPYDDERMNVAMLNGEHLSRVANK
- a CDS encoding transglutaminase-like domain-containing protein; translation: MTSESKKHLSLLIMAISFIAFIYGTIRAMDIVDRTHIGTSNGFYRSYVTTSQEIQEKAFALTAHCSDELCKIQSLLDFVTNIPYQTNTFQQYSAQKTIQQNFGDCDDKSNLLISMLHALGIEAYFVLVPKHIFVITAIEDKRMDKTKGFWINGKKYFILESTARNSNIGFPLRYTLDQIDVIVEPFSNEKLSIESLEWKE
- the guaA gene encoding glutamine-hydrolyzing GMP synthase, which produces MKQVPILVLDFGSQYTQLIARKLRESGVYTEVVPYRESIEDIKARKPQGIILSGGPASVYAEDAYKPDDGVWDLGLPILGICYGMQLITQHFGGSVIAADHHEYGKAKLHIENNGGIFNNISNDSIVWMSHGDRAERIPDGFEVIGTSENSPYAAIANESRNIYAFQFHPEVHHSVEGTAMLKNFAKHICGCDSTWNMGSFAKEKIAAIRAQVGDRKVLCGVSGGVDSSVVAAMLNEALPKEQLICVFVDQGLLRKDEAEQVQDMFKLVGIPLITIDAKQEFMEALAGVTDPETKRKAIGEKFIEVFDKEAKKHTDVSFLAQGTLYTDVIESVSVKGPSKTIKSHHNVGGLPDWMTFELVEPLREIFKDEVRKLGLELGLPKHMIGRHPFPGPGLAIRVMGDVNEEALRLLRESDAIMQEELKATGYYDKVWQAFTVLLNVQSVGVMGDNRTYDNTVCIRMVESVDGMTATFAHIPHDVLEGMSRRIINEIDGINRVVYDISSKPPATIEWE
- the htpG gene encoding molecular chaperone HtpG, with protein sequence MAKHQFQTEIGQLLKLMTHSLYSNKEIFIRELVSNASDALDKFNYLSLTDEKFKKDEWSGKVFIKLDKEDNSLTIGDNGIGMNETDLMDHLGTIAKSGTKAFMENLTGDAKKDSNLIGQFGVGFYSVFMVADKVDVISKKAGEEQAYMFSTDGTGEYEVKPVTKEAHGTIIYIKLKEDEKEFLDKWRVQEVVKKYSNHIAYPIMLNYSEEETEGEGDEATTKMVHKSEQINAATALWTLPKSDLKKEDYVEFYKTLAHGDNEPLSYLHNRVEGANEFTTLFYIPKTAPMDMYRADYEAGVKLYVKRVFITDDNKELLPPYLRFVKGIIDSEDLPLNVSRELLQENRILANIKQNSTKKILQAIKKLSGEEADTFIGQYNRVMKEGIYTDHVNKELLLDIVKYKSSTEEGLVSFEEYVSRGDSEKKEIYYIVGDDEKVLRNSPLLEAYKKANIEVLIMDDKEVDSIVTPMIGSYKEWNLKDITTIEAPDSKTEEEKEEISKEFKSLTDKIKEVLGEEVKEVKTSTRLTSSPSCVLKDSSDPMASMAAMFAQMGQEMPEIPLILEINPDHEMIKKLDKLDDESLFSDLSWILLDSAKLSEGLEPKDKGAFAQRVASLATKAL